A single genomic interval of Candidatus Bathyarchaeum sp. harbors:
- the ala gene encoding alanine dehydrogenase — MKTLVLSETEIKKLVSLKQTITAVESAFKMKGLGNAQMPPKQYVIMKKYNGDLRTMPAYLEETDVATVKVVNSHPENRKHNLPTVMATIILVDPKTGAPSAIMGGTWITALRTGAAGAVAAKYLANPNPKTVGLVGAGAQARTQLMGLQMVFDSIKQVRVWDINPKASINYVEEMKQKYPHLEICEVKSIKKTVQEADIIVTTTPSRKPLVSADWVNSGTHINCIGADAPGKQELDPNILLKSKIVVDDWEQGIHGGEINVAFSKGVLTKDDIWGDICEIVAGLKQGRTSSEEITVFTSTGLAIQDAATANVAYQKALTEKVGKEIDLLNL; from the coding sequence TTGAAAACCCTAGTTTTATCTGAAACAGAAATCAAAAAACTAGTTTCCCTCAAACAAACAATCACCGCAGTAGAATCAGCATTCAAAATGAAAGGATTAGGCAACGCTCAGATGCCCCCCAAACAATATGTTATTATGAAAAAATACAACGGCGATTTGCGGACCATGCCTGCTTATCTTGAAGAAACAGATGTGGCAACTGTAAAAGTTGTGAATTCCCACCCTGAAAACCGAAAACACAACTTACCCACAGTTATGGCAACAATAATTTTGGTTGACCCCAAAACTGGTGCACCGTCTGCAATAATGGGAGGAACATGGATTACAGCTTTGCGAACAGGAGCAGCTGGAGCTGTTGCAGCAAAATATCTTGCAAACCCAAACCCAAAAACTGTTGGTCTGGTGGGAGCAGGGGCTCAAGCCCGAACCCAATTGATGGGGCTTCAGATGGTATTTGATTCAATTAAACAAGTTAGAGTTTGGGACATAAACCCGAAGGCTTCAATAAATTACGTTGAAGAAATGAAACAAAAATATCCGCATCTCGAAATTTGTGAGGTTAAAAGCATTAAAAAAACGGTTCAAGAAGCAGACATCATCGTGACTACCACGCCTTCAAGAAAACCCCTAGTTTCAGCAGATTGGGTAAACAGTGGAACCCACATTAACTGCATCGGCGCTGACGCCCCCGGAAAGCAAGAGTTAGACCCAAATATTTTGTTAAAATCCAAAATCGTTGTAGACGATTGGGAACAAGGTATCCACGGAGGTGAAATCAATGTTGCCTTTTCTAAAGGAGTCCTCACAAAAGATGATATCTGGGGTGACATCTGCGAAATTGTTGCAGGACTAAAACAAGGCAGAACTTCATCTGAAGAAATTACAGTTTTTACGTCTACGGGGCTTGCCATTCAAGACGCGGCAACAGCAAATGTGGCTTATCAGAAGGCATTAACAGAAAAAGTCGGCAAAGAAATCGATTTACTGAATCTTTAG
- a CDS encoding right-handed parallel beta-helix repeat-containing protein, with the protein MVNLKRLLYSVTLITLLVLLCISPQFISFVSANFFPASVPEHSIEITKSGAVNGTDMIQRIGNVYTFTGDIAGSMVVFCSDIVIDGAGHTLQGNGSLNGIWMQGQNSVEIKNLHIKNFRYGIHFTYAESLAGCTNITLSQNSLTDNTYGIKSMIFSKNNYLEENIIANNTYGVFIHHCPSYVFRNNQLSNNTYNLWVDCETSSHMSSYISDIDDSNTINGKPITYWVNEKNKTVPVNTGYVALVNCTNITVENFVLTNNSQGILLVATNNSVITRNHLRNNHDGIAFQGSYECCFNNVITKNNITQNTNDGIYAWGAWNTSITKNIVTNNQEVDISLYDCPNAYIVENAITKNKVLPIRVKGGSSNSTVNNNDAELEQKISNEIPEFPSWTVLPILLTGLLLVAVYRKKLKHQKTDFKMFTLLCGILVF; encoded by the coding sequence TTGGTTAACTTGAAGAGGCTGTTGTATTCAGTTACGTTAATCACTTTGCTAGTTTTGTTATGTATTAGCCCACAATTTATCAGTTTTGTTTCTGCAAACTTTTTTCCAGCTTCAGTGCCCGAGCACAGCATCGAGATTACTAAGAGTGGAGCAGTAAATGGCACAGATATGATTCAACGTATCGGAAATGTTTACACGTTTACAGGAGACATTGCAGGCAGTATGGTAGTTTTTTGTAGTGACATAGTTATCGATGGTGCTGGTCACACCCTTCAAGGAAATGGAAGTCTTAATGGTATTTGGATGCAGGGACAGAACAGCGTGGAAATAAAGAATCTGCACATCAAGAACTTCAGGTATGGCATCCACTTCACGTATGCAGAATCGTTGGCTGGTTGTACAAACATTACACTGTCCCAAAATAGCCTAACAGACAATACCTATGGAATAAAATCAATGATTTTTTCAAAAAATAATTATCTTGAGGAAAACATCATAGCAAACAACACATACGGAGTTTTCATTCATCACTGTCCATCTTATGTTTTTAGAAACAATCAGCTAAGCAACAATACCTACAACTTGTGGGTAGACTGTGAAACATCTAGCCACATGAGCTCCTACATCAGCGACATAGATGATTCAAACACCATAAATGGGAAACCCATAACTTACTGGGTTAACGAGAAAAACAAAACCGTGCCAGTCAACACGGGATATGTGGCTCTTGTAAACTGCACAAACATAACTGTCGAAAACTTTGTTCTCACCAACAACAGCCAAGGAATACTCCTTGTCGCCACAAACAATTCAGTAATAACAAGAAATCATCTAAGAAATAATCACGATGGCATTGCGTTTCAAGGCTCATATGAGTGCTGCTTCAATAACGTGATTACCAAAAACAACATAACACAAAACACAAACGACGGCATTTACGCATGGGGAGCCTGGAACACAAGCATCACAAAAAACATTGTAACAAACAACCAAGAAGTGGACATTAGTTTGTATGACTGCCCAAACGCATACATCGTTGAAAACGCAATAACCAAAAACAAAGTCTTACCCATAAGAGTCAAAGGAGGTTCAAGCAACAGCACAGTAAACAATAATGACGCTGAACTTGAACAAAAAATATCTAACGAAATCCCAGAATTTCCATCATGGACTGTTTTGCCAATACTTCTAACTGGATTATTATTGGTTGCAGTTTACAGAAAAAAACTGAAACATCAAAAAACTGATTTCAAAATGTTCACGCTTCTGTGTGGCATATTAGTATTCTAA
- a CDS encoding Lrp/AsnC family transcriptional regulator: MLRLLFELMKNAKRSDREIAKIIGVSQPTITRMRQRLEKKAIVDYTIIPDWTELGFEIMAMTLVKAKGSVEVTEKAKKWAMENANVVFAASGEGFGMDFSVLSFHRNYSGYSKFVDDLKAQLVDNLQDVQSFLMATDKERTLKPLSLKYLEKAAEE, from the coding sequence ATGCTCAGACTCTTGTTTGAGCTTATGAAAAACGCAAAACGAAGCGATAGGGAAATCGCAAAAATCATCGGAGTCTCCCAGCCAACCATCACACGAATGCGACAACGGCTCGAAAAAAAAGCCATAGTCGATTACACCATCATCCCCGATTGGACTGAATTGGGATTTGAAATCATGGCAATGACCTTAGTCAAGGCCAAAGGTTCAGTTGAAGTAACCGAAAAAGCAAAGAAATGGGCTATGGAAAACGCAAACGTTGTTTTCGCCGCAAGTGGCGAAGGCTTTGGAATGGATTTTTCGGTTTTGTCTTTCCACCGTAACTATTCTGGATACTCCAAATTCGTTGACGACCTCAAAGCACAACTCGTAGACAACCTCCAAGACGTACAAAGCTTCCTGATGGCCACCGACAAAGAACGCACCCTAAAACCCCTCTCCCTCAAATACCTCGAAAAAGCAGCAGAAGAATAA
- a CDS encoding ATP/GTP-binding protein: MVVIFLIGTAGSGKSLLTASLNELLKYQKQKSITVNLDPGVSNLPYKPDIDIRNKIDINGLMNEYELGPNGALVLASDLIAEEAANVGGEIEDLQSDVVLVDTPGQMELFAFRASGPYIASELTSEQKAIVYLFDSVFSFNPLNYVSNMFLASAVYNRFFFPQLHVLSKCDLLPSENVERIVEWSTDPEMLETVIEEQLDGTRMLLSRDMVHVINRLGLDFQLLPVSARTNNGIIELNSALERILVGGEKFTM; encoded by the coding sequence GTGGTTGTAATTTTTCTGATTGGGACTGCAGGTTCAGGAAAGTCTCTTCTTACTGCTTCTTTGAATGAGTTGCTCAAGTATCAAAAACAAAAATCAATTACAGTAAATTTGGATCCTGGCGTTTCTAACCTGCCTTATAAGCCCGACATCGACATCCGAAACAAAATTGACATCAACGGACTCATGAACGAATATGAACTTGGACCCAATGGTGCCTTAGTTTTGGCATCTGATCTAATAGCAGAAGAAGCCGCAAACGTCGGAGGCGAAATCGAAGACCTTCAATCAGACGTAGTTCTTGTAGACACCCCTGGACAAATGGAGTTGTTTGCTTTTCGAGCAAGTGGACCGTATATTGCAAGCGAATTAACCTCTGAGCAAAAAGCTATTGTGTATCTTTTTGACTCGGTGTTCTCCTTTAACCCTTTGAATTATGTTTCAAACATGTTCCTTGCTTCTGCGGTGTATAATCGGTTCTTTTTTCCTCAATTGCATGTGCTTTCAAAATGTGACCTATTGCCTTCTGAAAACGTTGAACGAATTGTTGAATGGTCCACAGATCCTGAAATGCTTGAAACAGTTATCGAAGAACAACTGGATGGAACCCGTATGCTTTTGAGCCGAGACATGGTCCACGTTATCAATCGTTTGGGTTTGGATTTTCAGTTGCTACCTGTTTCTGCACGAACCAATAACGGAATAATTGAACTCAATTCTGCTTTAGAGCGAATTTTGGTGGGTGGAGAAAAATTTACTATGTAA
- a CDS encoding hydroxymethylglutaryl-CoA reductase, degradative yields MKKSQIPGFYKLTPQERMERVKEFAGLTDEEVEILQSTGALRMDLADVMIENVIGAFPLPFGVAMNFVVNDKEYMIPMVTEEPSVVAAASYGAKMALKKGGFFTSSTDPIMIGQIQAVNIKEPFGAKMKILSAKDEILKKANDQDSMLLSVGGGAKDLQVKVIDTKTGPMVITELHVDCRDAMGANAVNTMTEAIAPMIEKITGGRVYLRILSNLAVNRLARAWAIIEKEAVGGEDVVDGIVQAYNFGVVDPFRASTNNKGVMNGIVAVVSATGNDHRAIESGAHAFAVRNGQYTSLTHWEKNSDGDLVGSIELPMAIGIIGGATKVHPTAKVALKILGVKSANELGEVCAAVGLAQNLAALRALVNEGIQRGHMNLHARNLAITAGASGKLVEMVVERMVEEKQVRMSRAKELVEEYKQKGKL; encoded by the coding sequence ATGAAAAAGTCTCAGATTCCAGGTTTTTACAAGTTAACACCCCAAGAGCGCATGGAACGCGTTAAAGAGTTTGCAGGGCTAACCGACGAAGAAGTGGAAATACTGCAGTCCACTGGCGCCCTGAGAATGGACCTTGCCGATGTAATGATAGAAAATGTGATTGGAGCATTTCCGTTGCCTTTTGGAGTTGCCATGAATTTTGTGGTTAACGATAAAGAATACATGATTCCCATGGTAACTGAAGAGCCCTCCGTTGTTGCCGCAGCTTCGTATGGCGCAAAAATGGCATTAAAGAAAGGTGGATTTTTTACCAGCAGCACTGACCCCATCATGATTGGGCAAATTCAAGCAGTAAACATCAAAGAGCCCTTTGGTGCAAAAATGAAAATATTGTCGGCTAAAGATGAGATTCTCAAGAAAGCAAATGACCAAGACTCCATGTTGCTTTCGGTGGGTGGTGGGGCTAAAGATTTGCAAGTTAAAGTAATTGACACAAAAACAGGTCCCATGGTAATTACCGAGCTTCATGTTGATTGCCGAGACGCAATGGGCGCCAACGCAGTAAACACCATGACAGAAGCCATCGCCCCCATGATAGAAAAAATCACAGGCGGACGAGTTTACCTGCGAATTCTTTCAAATCTTGCAGTTAACCGGTTAGCTAGGGCATGGGCAATCATCGAAAAAGAAGCAGTAGGCGGCGAAGACGTAGTAGACGGCATAGTTCAAGCCTACAATTTCGGTGTGGTAGACCCCTTCAGGGCATCAACCAACAACAAAGGAGTAATGAACGGCATAGTTGCCGTTGTTTCAGCAACTGGAAACGACCACCGGGCAATCGAATCTGGTGCTCACGCTTTTGCAGTAAGAAATGGACAATATACTAGTTTGACCCATTGGGAGAAAAACAGTGACGGCGACCTAGTAGGCTCCATTGAATTGCCCATGGCTATTGGAATCATTGGTGGCGCAACTAAGGTTCATCCCACTGCTAAAGTTGCTTTGAAAATTTTGGGAGTGAAATCAGCCAACGAGTTGGGCGAAGTTTGCGCTGCTGTCGGTCTAGCCCAAAATCTTGCAGCATTGCGTGCCTTGGTTAATGAAGGAATTCAACGGGGACACATGAACTTGCATGCTCGAAACTTGGCTATTACTGCTGGGGCGTCAGGGAAACTGGTTGAAATGGTTGTGGAGCGCATGGTTGAAGAAAAACAAGTTCGAATGAGCCGAGCCAAAGAACTAGTAGAAGAATACAAACAGAAGGGAAAACTGTGA
- a CDS encoding ribose-phosphate diphosphokinase, giving the protein MIVVPGPSAQGLGKKVAEGLNAQTVELNVKAFPDGEYSLRFEGDLTDKEVVVIQTTSAPQDTNLMQLLLTLDAVKDLGAKKVTAVVPYLAFARQDKRFLAGEGISSKTIIKLIQACDVDKFVTVNIHAKAVLDWFSVPTMNLSAITLLAQDFKNKGLGGAFALSPDKGAIKLAEEADKVLGGGCGWLRKERDRYTGEIQVEEKRLNVEGKDVIVFDDIISTGGTIARAIKMLKRQGARRVFAACVHPLLIGEAKTKIMDAGAEEIVGTDSIPSTVRQVSLAPLIVEALSTR; this is encoded by the coding sequence GTGATAGTTGTTCCAGGTCCAAGCGCCCAAGGTCTAGGCAAAAAAGTAGCTGAAGGCCTTAATGCACAAACTGTTGAACTTAATGTCAAAGCATTTCCTGACGGAGAATATTCCCTACGTTTTGAGGGCGATTTAACAGACAAAGAAGTTGTAGTAATTCAAACCACTAGCGCACCTCAAGACACTAACCTTATGCAACTTTTGTTGACTTTGGATGCAGTCAAAGATTTGGGAGCAAAAAAAGTAACTGCGGTTGTTCCGTATCTGGCCTTTGCCCGACAAGACAAACGTTTCTTAGCCGGAGAAGGAATCAGCAGCAAAACAATAATCAAACTAATTCAAGCCTGCGACGTCGACAAGTTTGTAACGGTTAACATTCATGCAAAAGCGGTTTTGGACTGGTTTTCTGTTCCTACGATGAATCTTTCAGCAATAACTTTGCTGGCACAAGACTTTAAGAACAAAGGATTAGGCGGCGCCTTTGCGTTGTCCCCAGACAAGGGTGCAATCAAGCTAGCAGAAGAAGCAGACAAGGTTCTTGGTGGGGGTTGTGGTTGGTTACGCAAGGAGCGTGACCGTTACACTGGCGAGATTCAAGTTGAAGAAAAGCGCCTCAACGTAGAAGGCAAAGATGTAATCGTTTTTGATGACATAATCAGCACCGGTGGAACAATTGCCCGAGCCATAAAGATGCTCAAAAGGCAAGGTGCACGAAGAGTCTTCGCGGCTTGTGTTCATCCGTTGCTTATTGGGGAAGCAAAAACCAAGATTATGGATGCCGGAGCTGAAGAAATCGTGGGCACAGACAGCATCCCAAGCACAGTTAGACAAGTATCCCTTGCACCACTGATTGTGGAGGCATTGTCAACTAGATAG
- a CDS encoding DNA methyltransferase has protein sequence MEKLFFLISGEHETLPVSEVEAILKAEGHSYNITENLTQVLRFEANINCIEPIKARSAMTRVCCKEIFHCNATVTEIQDKIRSFASEFIGNESFAARVRRIKGTAREIDRVWLEGEIGATILETVSESKVDLSKPEKTFFGVLTDNRFVFGLKIAEINPKQFLERRPRKRPFFHPTAMQAKLGRTMVNLAQPKSGDLILDPFCGTGGMLIEAGLMGCRIVGFDAKPHMLRGGVKNIKHFGVEAEGFAVADARCPPITKVDCIATDPPYGRSASTLGAKTRYIVEDFLAGIGDSLSKGAKICMAAPKKIHISETAKAAGFKHLESHFVYVHRSLTREIVVFEKL, from the coding sequence GTGGAGAAACTTTTTTTTCTGATCTCTGGTGAGCATGAAACTCTTCCAGTTTCTGAAGTAGAAGCTATTCTAAAAGCAGAAGGCCACAGTTACAACATTACTGAAAATCTAACTCAGGTTCTGCGATTTGAAGCAAACATAAACTGCATTGAACCCATCAAAGCACGCTCAGCCATGACCCGTGTTTGTTGTAAAGAAATTTTTCATTGTAACGCAACAGTTACAGAAATTCAAGATAAAATACGCTCCTTTGCCAGTGAATTCATCGGAAACGAAAGCTTTGCTGCCCGAGTTCGGAGAATAAAAGGCACAGCCCGAGAAATTGACCGCGTTTGGCTAGAAGGAGAAATTGGGGCAACAATCCTTGAGACTGTTTCAGAGTCTAAAGTTGATTTGTCTAAACCAGAAAAAACCTTCTTTGGGGTCTTGACAGACAATCGGTTTGTTTTTGGTTTGAAAATTGCAGAAATTAACCCCAAACAGTTTTTGGAAAGAAGACCCCGAAAAAGGCCGTTCTTTCATCCGACGGCCATGCAAGCTAAACTTGGACGAACAATGGTTAATTTAGCTCAACCCAAATCCGGAGATTTAATTTTAGACCCCTTTTGTGGAACGGGAGGAATGCTCATCGAGGCAGGTCTGATGGGTTGTCGCATTGTTGGTTTTGATGCAAAACCTCACATGCTCCGAGGAGGAGTGAAAAACATCAAACATTTCGGTGTAGAAGCAGAAGGCTTTGCTGTAGCTGATGCCCGTTGTCCTCCAATAACAAAAGTTGATTGTATCGCCACAGACCCCCCTTATGGTAGGTCTGCAAGCACCTTGGGAGCTAAAACTCGATATATTGTGGAAGATTTTCTAGCAGGAATTGGAGATTCGTTGAGTAAGGGTGCCAAGATTTGTATGGCGGCTCCAAAAAAGATTCATATAAGTGAAACCGCAAAAGCAGCAGGCTTCAAGCATCTGGAGTCTCATTTTGTTTATGTTCACCGAAGCTTAACTAGAGAAATCGTAGTTTTTGAAAAACTCTGA
- the rnz gene encoding ribonuclease Z — protein MQITFLGTGAAIPTVQRAASAIAVRRKNELILFDCGEATQRQMIQAGVGFHRTTKIFVTHMHGDHVLGLPGLLQTMSLLARKKELQIYGPEGIKDFVEAINQTVPYTRTFPLKIFEVKAGLVCDEKEYQVTAVDSGHMNPALCYALTEKPRPGRFNTKKAQELGVPKGPLWSELQSGKAVTLSDGKIVKPESVVGASRPGRKIVYTGDTGPSEALIKLAENADLLIHESTFEDSLRERAEKDKHSTPTMAAQTAKQAKVKQLVLTHISARYKDANQLLEQAKTTFPNTILATDLLKLEVPLKN, from the coding sequence GTGCAGATAACCTTTCTTGGAACAGGAGCAGCCATTCCCACCGTTCAGCGGGCGGCTTCAGCGATTGCTGTTCGAAGAAAAAACGAGTTAATACTATTTGATTGCGGAGAAGCAACCCAACGGCAAATGATACAAGCGGGGGTGGGTTTTCATCGTACAACAAAAATTTTTGTTACTCACATGCATGGTGACCATGTTTTAGGTTTGCCGGGTCTTTTGCAGACCATGTCTCTTTTAGCCAGAAAAAAGGAGCTACAAATCTATGGTCCAGAGGGCATCAAAGATTTTGTGGAAGCAATAAACCAAACTGTGCCGTATACTCGTACGTTTCCTTTAAAAATTTTTGAAGTTAAAGCAGGTCTAGTTTGTGACGAAAAAGAATACCAAGTAACTGCAGTTGATTCGGGTCACATGAACCCTGCATTATGCTACGCATTGACAGAAAAGCCCCGACCAGGCAGATTCAATACAAAAAAAGCCCAAGAGTTAGGAGTTCCTAAAGGTCCGTTATGGTCGGAGTTGCAATCAGGAAAAGCGGTTACGCTTTCAGATGGAAAAATAGTAAAACCTGAAAGTGTTGTTGGAGCGTCACGTCCAGGAAGAAAAATTGTTTATACCGGAGATACAGGACCTTCAGAGGCCCTGATTAAGTTAGCAGAAAACGCTGATTTGTTGATTCATGAATCTACGTTTGAAGATTCATTACGGGAAAGGGCAGAAAAAGACAAGCATTCTACACCTACAATGGCTGCTCAAACTGCTAAACAGGCCAAAGTCAAGCAACTGGTTTTGACTCATATTAGTGCTAGATATAAAGATGCGAATCAGTTACTAGAACAAGCAAAAACAACCTTTCCCAACACCATTTTGGCAACAGACCTTCTGAAGTTAGAGGTGCCCCTAAAAAATTAA
- a CDS encoding sugar phosphate isomerase/epimerase, whose amino-acid sequence MVKPEIGLSMLYCLDKPFKHILNCLPDLNINHVELTDEGLHALTANRVKKLKEIAKNHDLDFVVHAPWAAVNIATISPVLRRAILKRLRQSLVLAGQLDCRLWLFHPGFRSTLDRFYPGKDWQLNLDSVRSLLKLARQEGVNIAIENMPEPYPALLKSVDDFHRFYQDLNDDISMVLDVAHANLNNQINDFINQFSEKIIHMHLSDNQGSSDQHLGIGYGNLDWPNFAKDVKKTHYEKLVMIESTDQLQESIQYLERLFA is encoded by the coding sequence ATGGTTAAGCCTGAAATTGGTTTGTCGATGCTTTATTGTTTGGATAAACCTTTCAAGCACATTCTGAATTGTTTGCCTGACCTTAACATAAACCATGTAGAATTAACCGATGAAGGCCTTCATGCCCTGACCGCCAATCGAGTAAAAAAACTAAAAGAAATCGCCAAAAACCATGACCTTGATTTTGTGGTTCATGCTCCATGGGCCGCAGTAAACATCGCAACTATCAGTCCAGTTTTACGCAGAGCAATTTTGAAACGGTTACGCCAATCTCTTGTTCTTGCTGGCCAGCTAGATTGCCGTTTGTGGCTGTTTCATCCTGGATTTAGGAGCACTCTTGACCGTTTTTATCCTGGAAAAGATTGGCAACTGAATTTGGACTCTGTTCGGAGTTTGTTAAAACTTGCAAGACAAGAAGGCGTAAACATAGCAATCGAAAACATGCCCGAGCCGTATCCTGCCTTACTGAAAAGTGTAGACGACTTTCATAGGTTCTACCAAGACTTGAACGACGACATCAGCATGGTCTTAGATGTTGCCCATGCGAATCTGAACAACCAAATCAACGATTTCATAAATCAGTTTTCAGAAAAAATCATTCACATGCACCTAAGCGACAACCAAGGAAGCAGCGACCAGCACCTTGGAATAGGCTATGGCAATTTAGATTGGCCAAACTTCGCCAAAGACGTCAAAAAAACACATTACGAAAAACTAGTTATGATTGAATCTACCGACCAACTACAAGAGAGCATACAATATCTCGAAAGATTGTTTGCTTAA